In Natranaerobius thermophilus JW/NM-WN-LF, the genomic stretch CGTATTCCCCATGATACCAAGTATTACCGAACATAATAGGATGATGATCATAAGTGAATTCTTCTTTTAGTTCATATCCTTGGGTAAAGTTTTCTGAGAAAAAGATTGCCCCTCTGTTTTCTTCACTTTCTCCGTCGGTAACCACTATGTATCCCGAGGCAGTTCTGGTGACAAAATATGGGGTCCCGTATCCATGGGATTGGAAGTCAAAAACATCTTCTCCTGTGAAAATTTCCATGTCTTCAAAGGCATCACTTCCACGCCAGAGGGTATTTCCTTCCCCCGTTCCGTAAATCCTGTCATCTATACCTACGCTTCTAGGTTCTAGAGCAGGTTGATGATTTTCAACTGAAACTATTTCTAATTTACTCATGGGATTAGCCCTAACTCCCTCAACTAATTGCTCACTGTCTTTATCTTTCAGTGAAATCGGCTCATCTATATCAGAGTGTTTTTCAGATACAGAGTATTGTTGTTCACTTTCCTCTTTATCAGGACTGTCAGTTTCTTGATCACAAGCTGTGGCTACAAGAGGTAAAATTAATATCATTATTACTAAAACGAATCTCAACACACTCAACCTATTCAGCCCATCAGGAAAAACATTTTTCTTTCCAAACTGCATTAAATCTAAATTTTTATAGTGAATCATACTACCACCTCTAAATACAAATTTTAACAATTATAATCCATAAAATCTATTATATCTATTATATTATATCGTAGATAAATAAAAAATCCAGCCTGACTCTTAGTAAAGGAAAGGCTGGTATATTCTACTCCTCAAAACTATTAGAATGGAAAGAAATTTAAAATGGGAAGAAAATCGGTATTATTATCATTGCAACAATAAAAGTGATCACTTGTAAGGGCCAACCTGCAATAAAGTAATCCTTAAAACGATAACCAGCAGGCCCTAAAACGATGGTATTTGGTGGAGTAGCAATAGGTGTTAAAAAACAACAAGAAGCTGAAATTGCTATTGCCATCATAAAGGGGTATGGGCTCACACTCATGGATTCTGCTATGTTTATGGCTATAGGTGCAAAGATTGCTGCAGTAGCAGTATTAGACATGAAATTTGTTAAGAGTGCTGTGGTAATAAATAATATCCCAAGAACAATATAAGGAGAAACTGAAACATTAACAATTTGATTTGCTATCAGATCTGCAGCACCTGAATCCTCTATTGCCTGACTCATGGATAACATACCAGCGAAGAGGAATATGGTTGTCCAATTAACACTATTGAAAGCTTCGTTCATTGTTAAACAGCCGGTTATAATTGTCAGCATAGCTCCTAACATTGCTGCTACCTGAAGATCAATAATCCCCGTTGCCATTGAAATAATCACAAAAATGAAAATCAACAATGCAAACCACATTTTCTCTGTTCTTAAGTTTTGTGAAAAATCCTCAAAAGCTTCCTTTTCATCTGTTGATTCCTTGGGTAGTAGCTTGTATCCGAAAAAAACCATATATAAAATGCCAATAATAAAGATAAATATTCCAACTTTACTGAATTCAAAAAAACCAAGTTCACTATATTTAGCTGACTCATTAAGAACACTATTAACAATACCATTAGGAGGAGTCCCGATAACAGTTAAAGTTCCCCCTAAACTAGAAG encodes the following:
- a CDS encoding SLC13 family permease; the protein is MITFLILIIAIILFFLEILPLPVTAMLVPISLSLTGILEPQDAFSYFGDRWVIVFLGMFIISGAMFKTGFANRIGDLTVKIAGNNGFMLLFLVMLVLGVMSAFLSNTGATAVFVPVVVAVCLRSGINSKKMLMPMAFASSLGGTLTVIGTPPNGIVNSVLNESAKYSELGFFEFSKVGIFIFIIGILYMVFFGYKLLPKESTDEKEAFEDFSQNLRTEKMWFALLIFIFVIISMATGIIDLQVAAMLGAMLTIITGCLTMNEAFNSVNWTTIFLFAGMLSMSQAIEDSGAADLIANQIVNVSVSPYIVLGILFITTALLTNFMSNTATAAIFAPIAINIAESMSVSPYPFMMAIAISASCCFLTPIATPPNTIVLGPAGYRFKDYFIAGWPLQVITFIVAMIIIPIFFPF